One genomic segment of Rivularia sp. PCC 7116 includes these proteins:
- a CDS encoding bifunctional 2-polyprenyl-6-hydroxyphenol methylase/3-demethylubiquinol 3-O-methyltransferase UbiG, whose product MNSKTLVSLRRRHFQESQLLNQQIVNLTLNVDSHAFLRNPASQNVYLYLTSYVKAFCEYWFDKSLDELQILDWGCGKGHISYLMQEMGAQIIACDVHGADDSSFNQTTPILEKSSINIIPLEHSYELPFKDTSFDVVLSFGVLEHVPNHLASLQEIKRILKPSGLFFCFFLPYYLSWTQRLAHLRGDYYHDRLYSKNTVKKLAEQSKLELLDIWHRQLLPKNSISYGNYHTFEFIDQWLTEHTLLKYTATNIEFVASKS is encoded by the coding sequence ATGAACAGCAAAACCCTTGTTTCTCTAAGACGCAGGCATTTTCAAGAATCCCAACTTTTGAACCAACAAATAGTTAATTTAACGTTAAACGTAGATAGTCATGCTTTTTTGAGAAATCCGGCTTCCCAAAACGTTTATCTCTACCTAACTAGCTACGTAAAAGCTTTTTGTGAATACTGGTTTGACAAAAGCTTGGATGAATTACAGATACTTGATTGGGGTTGTGGCAAAGGGCATATTTCTTACCTGATGCAGGAAATGGGTGCCCAGATTATCGCTTGTGACGTGCATGGTGCTGATGACTCTAGCTTTAATCAAACCACCCCTATTCTCGAAAAATCCTCTATCAATATTATCCCCTTAGAGCATTCTTATGAGCTACCTTTTAAAGACACAAGCTTCGATGTTGTTTTAAGTTTTGGAGTACTTGAACATGTTCCCAATCATCTAGCTTCCCTTCAAGAAATTAAACGAATCTTAAAACCATCAGGTCTCTTTTTTTGTTTCTTTCTTCCCTATTACCTTTCATGGACTCAGCGTTTAGCGCATCTTCGGGGGGATTATTATCATGACCGATTGTATAGCAAAAATACAGTTAAAAAACTTGCCGAACAAAGCAAGCTCGAACTGCTTGACATTTGGCATAGACAACTTTTGCCAAAGAATAGTATTTCTTATGGTAATTATCATACATTTGAATTCATAGACCAATGGCTAACAGAGCATACTCTTTTAAAATATACTGCTACGAATATTGAGTTTGTAGCTTCTAAAAGTTAG
- a CDS encoding ARPP-1 family domain-containing protein codes for MNYHQLVPQAFDLSAYRFGIPQKSGIMTVIPIFGSNVENANKFAPPLSGLKLTQVRGYGNMEITNHSQGIAILPLHMGYIQDKAQNHALCRSAFIAQGQKLMFEDACCVQSGQGGFLEEREQWFFILPLFLREEALKLQGQKSYSKLWNAISRLNQYFGLQNRGHLEQILSRKRAFLTQYQSRFELLRGQTGALFILGDKLAGIEIAPNAAYFQEVWMSLVCFCYGVAAMYFDKDGTSQDIIPFSATNLAELRQQLIESRQQMYAEVQSNLAKTPPEQFEVTKQEKFLNLRLKTIEGNNFAGEFVEEDGNLVYASVFAKSEYALSV; via the coding sequence ATGAATTATCATCAATTAGTACCACAGGCATTTGATTTGTCTGCTTACCGATTTGGTATTCCCCAAAAATCGGGAATTATGACAGTTATACCAATTTTCGGAAGTAATGTAGAAAATGCAAACAAGTTCGCTCCACCACTTTCAGGTTTAAAACTAACTCAAGTACGCGGTTATGGGAATATGGAAATTACGAACCATTCTCAAGGTATCGCGATCCTCCCCCTACATATGGGTTACATCCAAGACAAAGCCCAAAATCATGCTTTGTGTCGTAGCGCTTTTATTGCTCAAGGACAAAAGCTGATGTTTGAAGATGCTTGCTGCGTACAATCCGGACAAGGTGGATTCTTAGAAGAACGCGAACAGTGGTTTTTTATTCTACCTTTGTTTCTTCGAGAAGAAGCGCTTAAATTACAAGGTCAAAAAAGCTATAGTAAGCTGTGGAATGCTATTAGTAGATTAAATCAATATTTTGGCTTACAAAATCGCGGACATTTAGAACAAATTCTTAGTAGAAAACGAGCATTTTTAACGCAATATCAAAGTCGTTTTGAATTGCTTAGGGGACAAACGGGAGCTTTATTTATTCTTGGTGACAAGTTAGCTGGTATTGAAATTGCTCCTAATGCAGCTTACTTTCAAGAAGTTTGGATGTCTTTAGTTTGCTTCTGTTACGGTGTCGCAGCTATGTATTTCGACAAGGATGGAACATCCCAGGATATTATTCCGTTTTCGGCGACGAATTTAGCAGAATTACGCCAGCAACTAATAGAGAGTCGGCAGCAGATGTACGCCGAAGTTCAAAGTAATTTGGCAAAGACTCCACCGGAGCAGTTTGAAGTGACTAAGCAAGAAAAGTTTTTAAATTTGCGCTTGAAAACGATAGAAGGTAACAATTTTGCTGGTGAGTTTGTGGAAGAAGATGGAAATTTAGTTTATGCTTCTGTGTTTGCTAAATCGGAGTATGCTTTGAGTGTTTAG
- a CDS encoding AAA family ATPase, which yields MEFDYFGQENSRSNNNRQTLLASGWRPFYRELSWEFLWQLLSNDSQELTQKTLNLTSSLAETLGRNHYAWWANIISLTSEDTRYELEKYWNYITPEPLTPDHRYKDILSTETPIVQFVSRSSIPIDYLLNRLQEITVFRVLNLLNSPDLITQYYQERDFYLPIEKFNSWERLEVINTVYAYWAKYDVWLQIEPYERGRRQYTLMATNLGPLINKGTCDLAVMLSGYQSRVGKVNTQFSINSFPQDIRDFTDNVQQAVLNQNQLAVVVHGEPGTGKTVWTQAVAKEVLVPLGYVIFILDHDAISNFVPPNYLERICIIINEADNLAQDRASEVAQYSNKTEHILSLLDGTLYQSVIEESEFQVKQRLVILMTCNTTERLDPAMLRKGRVDLMYEFNHKYV from the coding sequence ATGGAATTTGACTATTTTGGGCAAGAAAACTCTCGCAGTAATAATAATCGCCAAACCTTGCTTGCTAGTGGTTGGCGACCTTTTTATAGAGAATTAAGTTGGGAATTTTTGTGGCAGTTGTTATCTAATGACTCTCAAGAATTAACTCAAAAAACTTTAAATTTAACTAGTAGCCTCGCAGAGACTCTAGGACGAAACCATTATGCTTGGTGGGCAAATATCATAAGTTTGACTTCAGAAGATACACGTTACGAACTTGAGAAGTATTGGAATTATATAACACCCGAACCACTAACACCAGACCACCGCTATAAAGATATTTTGAGTACCGAAACGCCGATAGTTCAATTTGTTAGCCGCAGCAGCATTCCAATTGACTATCTATTGAATCGGCTTCAGGAAATTACAGTATTTCGAGTTCTTAACTTATTAAACTCTCCTGATTTGATTACTCAGTATTATCAGGAACGAGATTTTTATTTACCTATTGAAAAATTTAACAGTTGGGAACGTTTGGAGGTCATCAATACAGTTTATGCCTATTGGGCTAAATATGACGTTTGGCTGCAAATCGAACCTTACGAGAGGGGAAGAAGACAATACACTTTAATGGCAACAAATTTAGGGCCATTAATTAATAAAGGGACTTGCGATTTAGCTGTAATGTTAAGTGGGTATCAAAGTCGCGTAGGGAAAGTCAATACTCAGTTTTCTATTAATAGTTTTCCTCAAGATATTCGGGATTTTACTGACAACGTACAGCAAGCGGTTTTAAATCAAAACCAGCTTGCCGTAGTAGTACACGGTGAACCTGGAACTGGTAAAACCGTATGGACGCAAGCAGTCGCAAAAGAAGTTCTTGTTCCTTTAGGATATGTGATTTTTATATTAGATCATGATGCTATTTCTAATTTTGTTCCACCAAATTATTTAGAAAGGATTTGCATCATAATTAACGAAGCAGATAACTTAGCCCAAGATCGCGCAAGTGAAGTAGCCCAGTACAGTAATAAAACGGAACACATCTTGAGCTTATTAGATGGAACATTATATCAAAGTGTAATTGAAGAATCTGAGTTTCAAGTTAAGCAGCGACTGGTTATATTAATGACTTGTAACACTACAGAAAGACTAGATCCGGCAATGTTGCGTAAAGGCAGAGTTGATTTGATGTATGAATTTAATCATAAATATGTCTAA
- a CDS encoding bis(5'-nucleosyl)-tetraphosphatase yields the protein MRKTKSCGFIVMRKQPQISFLLMHKKPGTVNIYDIPKGHIEFGENEVNCALRELSEETGILLKDIDLDTNFRYTETYQTKYKRFKGEKVEKTLVIFLGWLKNEVDLKLTEHYGSQWVEWNPPHIIQEKTINPLLEQLNKYLII from the coding sequence ATGCGAAAAACTAAATCTTGCGGCTTTATAGTAATGAGAAAGCAACCTCAAATAAGCTTTCTTTTAATGCATAAAAAGCCCGGAACTGTAAATATTTACGATATCCCAAAAGGTCATATTGAATTCGGAGAAAATGAAGTAAATTGTGCTTTAAGAGAATTATCTGAAGAAACTGGTATTTTACTTAAAGATATAGATTTAGATACTAATTTTCGATATACGGAAACTTATCAGACTAAATATAAGCGATTTAAAGGAGAAAAAGTAGAAAAAACTTTAGTAATATTTTTGGGCTGGCTCAAAAATGAAGTTGATTTAAAGCTAACAGAACATTACGGTTCTCAATGGGTAGAGTGGAATCCACCGCATATCATTCAAGAAAAAACAATTAATCCTTTATTAGAACAGTTAAACAAATATTTAATTATCTGA